A region of Pempheris klunzingeri isolate RE-2024b chromosome 15, fPemKlu1.hap1, whole genome shotgun sequence DNA encodes the following proteins:
- the miga1 gene encoding mitoguardin 1, whose protein sequence is MTHETLTSSQLSVRTAALRMVDLPLSVYSSLAQVSVSTGTKKLVAATAFGAVSLLFLARRFQRRKGRKKALSPQWEQAGFELFAPASAENDDTSQNITVSLNSKNGYSSGLVLTRGDYRKLSGSLLSLASVKSMNSSSSSTCANGSTCWDRAGEADICSVVNLPVTTPENLYLMGMDLFEEALRRWEEALTFRSRQCEDDASCASVKTGAGDAIAEQSMEDVISVEFIHRLKSLLQRAYSLQEEFEGVLCMSEPSSHSNSQDKMADMLAREDLDDACLRDSISIASTDSFVSAAELSEHRELRSVSALGHHPFYEEALKMAEEGKISCRVLRTEMLECLGDIDFLAKLHCVRQACQLILCERATRMFLADTGKKILSSIIIKAQKSPTRFEEMFEEMISFLEHTEHWENTEVELATRGVKHLNFYDIVLDFILMDSFEDLENPPISIQNVINNRWLNSSFKETAVASSCWSVMKQKREHMKEPDGFIAHFYAVCEQISPVLAWGFLGPKSSLHDFCCFFKDQVLYFLKDIFDVDKVRYCSVESLAEDMLHLLHRRSELLLAYLGADSLRHVNGCNSPQMQLVPSGLLEARVQ, encoded by the exons GTGAGTGTCAGCACAGGCACCAAGAAGCTGGTGGCTGCCACTGCCTTCGGTGCCGTCTCGCTCCTCTTCCTTGCTCGGCGCTTCCAGAGGAGGAAGGGCAGGAAGAAGGCTCTCTCCCCCCAGTGGGAGCAGGCTGGCTTTGAGCTCTTCGCCCCGGCCTCAGCAGAGAACG ATGACACCAGCCAGAACATCACTGTCTCCCTTAACTCCAAGAATGGCTACTCCTCTGGTCTGGTCCTCACTAGAGGAGACTACAGAAAGCTGTCAGGGTCCCTGCTGAGCCTGGCCTCG gtaaAAAGCATGAATTcgtccagcagcagcacgtGCGCAAACGGATCCACCTGTTGGGACAGAGCAGGGGAGGCTGATATCTGCAGTGTGGTCAACTTACCCGTCACCACACCTGAAAACCTGTACCTCATGG gtatGGATTTATTTGAGGAGGCTCTGAGGCGGTGGGAGGAAGCGTTGACGTTCAGGAGCAGGCAGTGTGAGGACGACGCCAGCTGTGCGTCTGTCAAAACGGGAGCTGGAGACGCCATCGCTGAGCAGAGCATGGAg GACGTCATCAGTGTGGAGTTCATCCACAGGCTGAagtctctgctgcagagagctTACAGCCTCCAGGAGGAGTTTGAGGGAGTGTTGTGCATGTCGGAGCCGTCATCCCACAGCAACAGCCAGG ATAAAATGGCTGACATGTTGGCCAGAGAGGATCTGGACGACGCCTGTCTGAGAGACAGCATCAGCATCGCCTCCACTGACTCAtttgtgtctgcagctgag CTGTCGGAGCACCGAGAGCTGAGGAGCGTCTCCGCGCTGGGTCACCACCCCTTCTACGAGGAGGCGCTGAAGATGGCCGAGGAGGGCAAGATCTCCTGCAGGGTGCTGCG GACTGAGATGCTGGAGTGTCTTGGGGACATAGATTTCCTGGCTAAGTTGCACTGTGTGCGGCAGGCATGTCAG ctcattttgtgtgagagagcgaCCAGGATGTTTCTGGCCGACACGGGAAAGAAAATACTGTCTTCCATTATTATCAAAGCACAGAAG AGCCCAACAAGATTCGAGGAAATGTTTGAGGAGATGATTTCCTTCCTGGAGCACACGGAGCACTGGGAAAACACCGAGGTGGAGCTGGCCACACGAGGG GTGAAACATTTGAACTTCTATGACATAGTGCTGGACTTCATCCTGATGGACTCATTTGAGGACCTGGAGAATCCACCGATCTCCATCCAGAACGTGATCAACAACCGCTGGCTCAACAGCTCCTTCAAGGAGACG GCGGTGGCATCAAGCTGTTGGTCAGTGATGAAGCAGAAGAGAGAGCACATGAAG GAGCCCGACGGCTTCATCGCTCATTTCTAcgctgtgtgtgagcagatcAGCCCCGTCCTGGCCTGGGGCTTCCTGGGGCCCAAGAGTTCCCTGCATGacttctgctgcttcttcaaG GATCAGGTGCTGTACTTCCTAAAGGACATTTTTGACGTGGACAAAGTGCGTTACTGCTCCGTGGAGAGTCTGGCAGAGGACATGCTCCACCTGCTGCACCGGCGCTCCGAACTGTTGCTGGCCTACCTGGGAGCCGACTCCCTGCGGCACGTCAACGGCTGCAATTCCCCACAGATGCAGCTGGTGCCCAGCGGTCTGCTGGAGGCTCGGGTGCAGTGA